A single Sulfurimonas aquatica DNA region contains:
- the dnaK gene encoding molecular chaperone DnaK: protein MSKVIGIDLGTTNSCVAVYEGGEAKVIPNAEGKNTTPSVVAFTDKGDVLVGDPAKRQAITNPEKTISSIKRIMGLMMDEENAKQAHDKVTYNIVNKDGAACVDVAGKIYTPQEISAKILTKLKEDAEAYIGSKVTDAVITVPAYFNDAQRKATKDAGTIAGLNVLRIINEPTASALAYGLESKAEENVLVYDLGGGTFDVTVLEISDGTFEVLSTDGNAFLGGDDFDNKIVDFLNAEFKNSHGIELKNDKMALQRLKDSAETAKKELSSSTETEINLPFITMTEAGPQHLVVKLTRAKFEGMIADLIKETIDHIKVAMKESDLDNNEIKEIIMVGGSTRVPAAQEAVSKYFDGKALNKSVNPDEVVALGAAIQGGVLRGDVKDVLLLDVTPLSLGIETLGGVMTKIIEKGTTIPVKKSQVFSTAEDNQPAVSISVGQGEREFAKDNKSLGLFELGDIPAAPRGVPQIEVTFDIDANGILTVSSTDKGTGKSQSITISGSSGLSEEEINKMVQDAEENKAADTERKELVDLKNQADALIVQTEKSVEEMGDKLEAEEKAKIEAAVVDLKDTLKDESATKEQIEEKVKTLTEAAHKMAEEMYKKEQDPAAAEADAKKKKDDEDVIDAEIE from the coding sequence ATGAGTAAAGTAATAGGAATAGATTTAGGAACAACAAATTCATGTGTAGCAGTATATGAAGGTGGAGAAGCGAAAGTTATCCCAAATGCAGAAGGTAAAAACACAACTCCATCAGTTGTAGCGTTTACAGATAAAGGTGATGTTCTAGTTGGTGATCCAGCTAAACGTCAAGCAATCACAAATCCTGAAAAAACAATCTCTTCTATTAAGAGAATTATGGGTCTTATGATGGATGAAGAGAATGCAAAACAAGCTCACGATAAAGTAACTTACAACATCGTAAACAAAGATGGTGCTGCTTGTGTTGATGTAGCTGGTAAAATTTACACTCCACAAGAGATATCTGCAAAGATTCTTACAAAACTAAAAGAAGATGCTGAAGCTTACATCGGTTCTAAAGTAACTGATGCAGTTATTACAGTTCCAGCATACTTCAATGATGCACAACGTAAAGCAACTAAAGATGCAGGTACAATCGCTGGTCTTAATGTTCTTCGTATTATCAATGAGCCAACTGCTTCTGCACTTGCTTATGGTTTAGAAAGTAAAGCTGAAGAAAACGTACTTGTTTATGACCTTGGTGGTGGAACATTTGATGTTACAGTGCTAGAGATTTCTGATGGTACTTTTGAAGTTCTCTCAACTGATGGTAATGCGTTCTTAGGTGGTGATGACTTTGATAACAAAATCGTTGACTTCTTAAACGCAGAGTTTAAAAACTCTCATGGTATTGAACTTAAAAATGACAAAATGGCACTACAGCGTTTAAAAGATTCTGCTGAAACAGCTAAAAAAGAGCTTTCAAGTTCAACTGAAACTGAGATTAACTTACCGTTTATCACTATGACAGAAGCTGGGCCACAACACCTTGTTGTAAAACTTACTCGTGCTAAATTTGAAGGTATGATTGCTGATCTGATAAAAGAGACTATCGACCACATTAAAGTTGCTATGAAAGAGTCTGACTTAGACAACAATGAAATCAAAGAGATTATCATGGTTGGTGGTTCTACTCGTGTTCCTGCTGCTCAAGAAGCTGTATCTAAGTACTTCGATGGAAAAGCACTTAACAAAAGTGTAAACCCTGATGAAGTTGTTGCTCTTGGTGCTGCTATTCAAGGTGGTGTTTTACGTGGTGATGTTAAAGATGTACTTCTTCTAGATGTTACACCTCTTTCACTAGGTATTGAGACTCTTGGTGGTGTTATGACTAAGATTATCGAAAAAGGAACTACAATTCCTGTTAAGAAATCTCAAGTTTTTTCAACAGCAGAAGACAACCAACCAGCTGTTTCTATCTCAGTAGGTCAAGGTGAAAGAGAATTTGCTAAAGATAACAAGTCACTTGGTCTTTTTGAGCTTGGAGATATTCCAGCAGCACCACGCGGTGTACCTCAAATCGAAGTTACATTTGACATCGATGCAAATGGTATATTAACAGTTTCTTCAACTGATAAAGGTACAGGTAAATCTCAGTCAATCACAATCTCTGGATCATCTGGACTAAGTGAAGAAGAGATTAACAAAATGGTTCAAGATGCAGAAGAAAACAAAGCTGCAGATACTGAAAGAAAAGAGTTAGTTGATCTTAAGAACCAAGCTGATGCACTAATCGTTCAAACTGAAAAATCAGTAGAAGAGATGGGTGATAAACTAGAAGCGGAAGAAAAAGCTAAAATCGAAGCTGCAGTTGTAGACTTAAAAGATACATTAAAAGATGAGTCTGCTACTAAAGAGCAAATCGAAGAGAAGGTAAAAACTCTAACAGAAGCTGCACATAAAATGGCAGAAGAGATGTACAAGAAAGAGCAAGACCCAGCTGCAGCAGAAGCTGATGCTAAGAAAAAGAAAGATGACGAAGATGTTATCGATGCTGAGATAGAGTAA
- a CDS encoding redoxin domain-containing protein encodes MIQKIKHYAKEIIYFTIFITIFANIISLYKSQSLNSSPLEIKEFTLLDSSKYTPPTSKPILIHFWATWCPTCKLEASNIQTLSEHFEVLTVAVNSGESYDIKQYMDENEYNYKVVNDSTTILSSSFNIVGLPTTFIYDKEKNLLFSEVGYSSTLSLYLKMLWAGK; translated from the coding sequence ATGATACAAAAAATAAAACACTATGCAAAAGAGATAATATATTTCACTATTTTCATTACTATTTTTGCGAATATAATAAGTCTATACAAAAGTCAAAGCCTTAACTCTAGTCCACTAGAGATAAAAGAGTTTACACTACTTGACTCTTCTAAATATACTCCTCCAACTTCAAAGCCGATTCTCATTCATTTTTGGGCGACTTGGTGTCCAACATGTAAACTTGAAGCTTCAAATATTCAAACACTCTCAGAGCACTTTGAAGTTTTAACCGTAGCAGTAAATTCTGGTGAATCTTACGATATAAAACAATACATGGATGAGAATGAGTATAATTACAAAGTTGTCAATGACTCCACTACTATCCTCTCATCAAGTTTTAATATAGTCGGTCTTCCCACTACATTTATATATGATAAAGAGAAAAATTTACTCTTTAGTGAAGTTGGATATAGTTCAACACTTAGTCTCTATCTTAAAATGTTGTGGGCTGGAAAATAA
- a CDS encoding vWA domain-containing protein yields MNHFEFEYPYLFLALLLIICIYKCPKSIQEIIFPHTHLFSTKTSILQLEKLLYSAIVALIVTALASPISYDQKSSNKRKGRDLVFALDTSGSMAERGFDKEDRDKKKFDILNSLLKEFIAKRHDDNVGVSIFGSYAYSAVPLTYDMSSLEFLLDFFEVGIAGDSTAIGEGIAAATRVIEAGEAKKKVIILVTDGYQNSGAISIKAATKKAKELDIKIYAIGIGKKSDYDFKLLSLISSETNAKAFQATSAEILKDVYIELDSLEPSSIRSEHYLNKHVLYMFPLTLALLLMLFILLRFRGRSI; encoded by the coding sequence TTGAATCATTTCGAGTTTGAGTATCCATATCTATTTTTGGCACTATTACTTATTATATGTATATATAAGTGCCCAAAAAGTATTCAAGAGATTATATTTCCCCATACTCATCTCTTTTCTACTAAGACATCTATCTTACAACTTGAAAAACTACTCTACTCAGCCATAGTCGCATTGATAGTAACTGCCCTAGCCTCTCCAATTAGTTACGATCAAAAATCATCCAACAAACGTAAAGGACGAGACTTAGTTTTCGCACTTGATACAAGTGGCTCTATGGCTGAGAGAGGCTTTGATAAAGAAGATAGAGATAAAAAGAAGTTTGATATTTTAAACTCTCTACTCAAAGAGTTTATTGCCAAACGCCATGATGACAATGTTGGCGTTAGCATATTTGGGAGTTATGCTTACTCTGCTGTGCCTCTCACTTATGATATGAGTAGTTTAGAATTTTTGCTAGACTTCTTTGAAGTAGGAATAGCTGGAGACAGCACTGCTATAGGTGAAGGAATAGCTGCTGCTACAAGAGTTATAGAAGCGGGTGAAGCAAAAAAGAAAGTTATCATACTTGTGACTGATGGCTATCAAAACAGTGGAGCTATCTCTATAAAAGCAGCGACCAAAAAAGCTAAAGAGCTCGATATAAAAATATATGCTATTGGTATAGGTAAAAAAAGTGATTATGATTTTAAACTACTCTCTTTAATCTCTAGTGAGACAAATGCTAAAGCATTTCAGGCTACAAGTGCTGAGATCTTAAAGGATGTATACATAGAGCTTGATTCTCTTGAGCCAAGTTCTATCCGTTCTGAGCACTATTTAAATAAACATGTTTTATATATGTTTCCACTAACGCTTGCCCTACTTTTAATGCTTTTTATTTTACTTCGTTTTAGAGGTCGCAGTATATGA
- a CDS encoding vWA domain-containing protein produces MSFLYPWLFITLLPLYLFYKSLSKSEEKSKNREVALLFISCSFIILSLSRPILIDSKSSEKIDSQEFIVAIDASYSMQADDLKPTRYEVAKLELKKILTKLPKNRFAMFAFTSNAILISPPTTDTQISLSALESLKPEYILTKGTSLIELLRSVSKVSIEEKSLIIFSDGGEEHDLNTLVNIAKKNKIIPYIVATGSANGAILSKESKNLKDENDNLVISRINPILEEFANLSGGKYYTLDSNNKSIADSLISDINANSDKKRETKVDVLSHIELFYFPLMISLIAFLMAVTKVHQLYVLIPLFLLPNQAESSLLDFYHLRNANSLYQQKDYLSSAKEFEKIEPSVESYYNKAVSYYKAGHYRTAIEILSKIRTTDKSIKQKTLYSMGNCAVKMGHYKRAKIYYAKALNISKDEDALYNLKLLYTLNPKEKTDVTDMLRTQQKDEQTQASKQDNNDKDKEKEKASKNSSSRSSHKALESKSGSSNPKKKSSNDEKKKTKDSATSSTKYKMGYKAYELINKGYTNEQHPW; encoded by the coding sequence ATGAGTTTTTTATATCCTTGGCTTTTTATAACACTGCTACCACTATATCTTTTCTACAAGAGTCTCTCAAAAAGTGAAGAAAAATCTAAAAATAGAGAGGTTGCACTTCTCTTTATTAGTTGTTCTTTTATTATCCTCTCTCTGAGTAGACCTATACTTATAGACTCAAAAAGTAGTGAGAAGATAGACTCTCAAGAGTTTATTGTTGCCATAGACGCATCATACTCAATGCAGGCAGATGATTTGAAACCAACAAGATATGAAGTAGCAAAACTAGAGCTAAAAAAGATACTTACTAAGCTTCCTAAAAACAGATTTGCTATGTTCGCATTTACGTCAAACGCCATACTTATATCTCCACCAACTACAGATACTCAGATAAGCCTTAGCGCACTTGAATCACTCAAGCCGGAGTATATTTTAACAAAGGGAACATCGCTAATAGAGCTTCTTAGAAGCGTCTCTAAAGTATCAATAGAAGAGAAGAGTCTTATCATCTTTAGCGATGGTGGAGAAGAACACGATTTAAATACACTTGTTAATATTGCTAAGAAAAATAAAATCATTCCCTATATCGTTGCAACTGGTTCTGCTAATGGAGCAATACTTTCAAAAGAGTCCAAAAACTTAAAAGATGAAAATGATAATCTTGTCATTTCAAGAATAAACCCAATACTTGAGGAGTTTGCAAATTTATCAGGAGGAAAATATTATACTTTAGACTCCAATAATAAATCAATAGCAGACTCTCTTATCTCAGATATCAATGCAAATAGTGATAAAAAAAGAGAGACTAAAGTAGATGTTTTAAGTCATATAGAACTCTTCTACTTTCCTCTTATGATTTCACTTATTGCATTTTTAATGGCAGTGACTAAAGTCCATCAATTATATGTTCTTATCCCACTTTTTTTACTCCCCAACCAAGCAGAATCATCTTTACTAGATTTTTATCATCTAAGAAACGCAAACTCTTTGTATCAACAAAAAGATTATCTTTCAAGTGCCAAAGAGTTTGAAAAGATAGAGCCAAGTGTTGAGTCTTATTATAATAAAGCAGTAAGCTACTATAAAGCGGGCCACTACAGAACGGCCATTGAGATACTCTCTAAAATAAGAACAACGGACAAAAGCATAAAGCAAAAAACGCTCTACAGTATGGGTAACTGTGCCGTAAAAATGGGGCATTACAAACGAGCAAAGATTTACTATGCCAAAGCTCTAAACATCTCTAAAGATGAAGATGCTCTTTATAATCTAAAACTTCTCTATACTCTCAACCCTAAAGAGAAGACTGATGTTACCGACATGCTAAGAACTCAACAAAAAGATGAACAGACGCAAGCAAGCAAACAAGATAATAATGATAAAGACAAAGAGAAAGAGAAGGCTTCAAAGAACTCATCGAGTAGGTCAAGTCATAAAGCTTTAGAGAGTAAAAGTGGCTCTTCAAATCCAAAGAAAAAAAGCTCTAATGATGAGAAGAAAAAAACAAAAGATAGTGCTACAAGCAGTACTAAATATAAGATGGGTTATAAAGCATATGAACTCATAAATAAAGGATATACAAATGAACAACACCCTTGGTAG
- a CDS encoding BatD family protein, producing MNNTLGRYIILFTLLFLTLDANNKLATFDLISNKYTPYIKEAVEIKLTTQQVDRELNMFYFLKPKESSEYHIVLLNKKAEEPEYHYKKAEYIYLLFPLKSGEIKVEFDFTIKVASDEAVAQVFQGSRDNVKWIETIDTKVNLTPITLHVKELKKEVDLVGDFTITSELKNSSIHSYESANIVYTLNGVGYHNFSTTPINSIENVELFSDITKHYDKATSQGYDIHRDFNYALVSANSFIVPSQKIECYSPKKDTYYTLSTQEYKVDVKQMGISTLVDEVDHPKNSNDYRYLLDYLIYISIFIAGFISAKLIPSNFTYYNDEFKDIKDSKNAKELLYLLLHKYYKQEFKDQYEILNDIVYNKKNKSEYKKVKQEVLKRLKK from the coding sequence ATGAACAACACCCTTGGTAGATATATTATACTTTTTACACTCCTTTTTTTAACTTTAGATGCCAACAATAAGCTTGCAACATTTGATTTAATATCCAATAAATACACTCCATATATAAAAGAAGCAGTAGAGATCAAACTTACAACACAGCAGGTTGATAGAGAGCTCAACATGTTCTATTTTTTAAAACCTAAAGAGTCTAGTGAGTACCATATAGTTCTTCTTAATAAAAAAGCTGAAGAGCCAGAGTACCATTATAAAAAAGCGGAGTATATATATTTACTTTTCCCCCTTAAAAGTGGAGAGATAAAAGTAGAGTTTGACTTTACTATAAAAGTAGCAAGCGATGAAGCAGTAGCTCAGGTTTTTCAAGGAAGCCGAGATAATGTTAAATGGATAGAGACTATAGATACAAAAGTAAACCTTACTCCAATTACACTCCATGTAAAAGAGTTAAAAAAAGAGGTAGACCTAGTAGGAGACTTCACAATCACTTCAGAGCTTAAAAACAGTTCTATTCACTCCTATGAGAGTGCAAATATAGTTTACACCCTAAACGGAGTTGGATACCATAACTTCTCTACCACTCCTATAAATAGCATAGAAAACGTAGAACTCTTCTCAGATATAACGAAACACTACGATAAGGCAACCTCGCAAGGATACGATATACATAGAGACTTCAACTATGCCCTAGTATCTGCTAATAGTTTTATAGTGCCTAGTCAAAAAATCGAGTGCTACTCTCCTAAAAAAGATACCTACTATACTCTTTCAACACAGGAGTATAAAGTAGATGTTAAACAGATGGGTATAAGTACTCTTGTTGATGAAGTTGATCATCCTAAAAATAGTAATGACTATAGATATCTCCTAGATTATCTCATCTATATTTCTATATTTATTGCCGGCTTCATAAGTGCAAAACTAATTCCATCCAACTTTACCTATTATAACGATGAGTTTAAAGATATAAAGGATAGTAAGAATGCGAAAGAGTTACTCTACTTACTACTCCACAAGTACTATAAACAGGAGTTTAAAGATCAGTATGAGATATTAAATGATATTGTCTATAATAAGAAAAATAAGAGTGAGTATAAAAAAGTTAAACAAGAAGTGTTGAAAAGGTTAAAGAAGTAA
- a CDS encoding TorD/DmsD family molecular chaperone, whose product MHEDLKNEQLARINIYALISRILMNEVDETLLKLILEDENILSFFPEFQKWDKRKNMSNKDLIEQYLNVDFTNLFLLHLVPYESFYRRDDQQMETGGENPIQVLYNKYEFRVELDQARVMAGDHIGVELEFMYKLCEAEYKALQEDDFSAAAEIAEIQYDFLKDHIVEWAPMYLLNLKSEAGTAFYFDAAEFALEFILSDFEYVTQLKNSTYNYKALSGDK is encoded by the coding sequence ATGCACGAAGATCTAAAAAATGAGCAATTAGCTCGTATAAACATATATGCATTAATTTCTAGAATATTAATGAATGAAGTAGATGAAACGCTATTAAAGTTAATTTTAGAAGATGAAAATATTTTATCATTTTTCCCTGAGTTTCAAAAGTGGGATAAAAGAAAGAATATGAGTAATAAAGACTTGATTGAACAGTATCTAAATGTTGATTTTACTAACCTTTTCTTACTTCACTTGGTTCCTTATGAGTCTTTTTATAGAAGAGATGATCAACAGATGGAAACTGGTGGTGAAAACCCTATTCAAGTTTTATACAATAAATATGAATTTAGAGTTGAACTTGATCAAGCTAGAGTAATGGCAGGAGATCATATAGGAGTTGAGTTAGAGTTCATGTATAAACTCTGTGAAGCTGAATATAAAGCTCTGCAAGAGGATGATTTCAGTGCTGCTGCTGAGATAGCTGAAATTCAATATGACTTTTTGAAAGATCATATTGTTGAATGGGCTCCTATGTATCTATTAAATCTAAAATCAGAAGCTGGTACAGCTTTTTACTTTGATGCAGCAGAATTCGCATTAGAGTTTATATTGAGTGATTTTGAGTATGTAACACAACTGAAAAATAGTACATACAATTATAAAGCATTATCAGGGGATAAATAA
- a CDS encoding molybdopterin-dependent oxidoreductase, with amino-acid sequence MYLQSRRTFLKGAAFSVAGVAIAKGVFATDAAAESVNESKFTNTPDSINFYPDHADWDNFSELDGDDWKRGGIDRHGVESAENPDGIKVNNFTLVPTVCSNCEAGCGLTAWVDKETFTVKKYMGNPFSTGSRGRNCAKGYAVLSQMYDPDRIPFPLKRAPGSKRGEGKWVRTTWDEAMGAIGKKMHDTLKVGDEMSRKSIMYHVGRPNENGFGHRVPHTMGLDGYNSHTNICSAGARQGTIQWANDDRNSPDWANADLIFLQSSHAADAGHYFQQSAGLIADARKRGAKMVVLDPRMSNSAGMADLWIPAWPGTETALYLYLANRVLNEKAKNGEDLVAHDFVKEWVNWDRLMANREYIEKHMVGNGYIAEMPKGDTYEDFIKMIQELYAPFTKEYVVKECKLEGMEDKLDQLWEMYIGAGDKIATYLWRSGPIAHRGGWMITRAGFLSLVLRGALRGDVGGTSFHHWHEISVGGKGDKATVAGERAPKVDVWNEIAWPPEYPLSSYEMSHIMPHLLMDEEWQDKWTKKGLNIPKKLAVWMPRMYNPVWINPDGFRWIEALKREDKIELSFNLSPTWSETNWYCDYILPTGLAGERNDQQSTPSKPEKRTEFRQAVLRVAAEKMGWKAKDPTRATLEAHMKYGLGEIWEETEFWANIMVHHIDPDGSLGIRKYWASKKDPSRAFTVPEYFDAAFSLLPKLTAKANEIYKDEEFPVYSYMRDFGSWTEEENVYKPQEDELKVDRDYVYAHGKKYDRHHVKKDEFGALWVEHDGRKHSIGLVKDDKVLAGFHTLSKKLEFFSEWFSEWKWPEYAIPIYPRNPSEYKKMEHIVTHVHHSMMHAENEFALNTVFRLPYNIHTRSVNSKHLMEISQNHNPVWIYTKDAEKLGLKRGDAIRVRITDTVSGLESGYFVAMAVPTEGTRPGVLACSHHAGRWKLKNSVNVPGFEHALGIMGVGSPLYDMTNDGKVGTLKPAGGITPRHDVWQFKEYNKDLDNIWWDGLSGSWQNAVAPSHPDPIAGNHAWHQKVIIEKAKADDKIGDIVVNYENNMKVFQSWRDTLTRPLQTGDKLRRPQHIKRPAVPLSNKAYAVEIKDA; translated from the coding sequence ATGTATTTACAAAGTAGAAGAACATTTTTAAAAGGTGCTGCATTTAGCGTTGCTGGTGTAGCAATTGCTAAGGGTGTATTTGCAACTGATGCAGCGGCTGAGTCAGTAAATGAGAGTAAGTTCACAAATACTCCAGACTCAATAAACTTTTATCCAGATCATGCTGATTGGGATAATTTCTCAGAGCTTGATGGAGATGATTGGAAGCGTGGTGGTATTGACCGTCATGGTGTAGAGTCTGCTGAAAATCCAGATGGTATTAAAGTAAATAATTTCACACTTGTTCCTACAGTTTGTTCAAACTGTGAAGCAGGTTGTGGACTTACTGCATGGGTTGATAAAGAGACTTTTACAGTTAAGAAATATATGGGTAACCCATTTAGTACAGGTTCACGTGGACGTAACTGTGCTAAAGGTTATGCAGTACTTTCTCAAATGTACGATCCAGACCGTATACCTTTTCCATTAAAAAGAGCTCCAGGTTCTAAACGTGGTGAAGGTAAATGGGTTCGTACTACATGGGATGAAGCTATGGGAGCTATCGGTAAGAAAATGCACGATACTCTTAAAGTTGGTGATGAGATGTCTAGAAAATCTATCATGTACCATGTTGGTCGTCCAAATGAGAATGGTTTTGGTCACCGTGTTCCACATACTATGGGTCTTGATGGTTACAACTCTCATACAAATATCTGTTCTGCTGGTGCTCGTCAAGGTACTATTCAGTGGGCAAATGATGATAGAAACTCTCCGGATTGGGCAAATGCTGATCTGATTTTCTTACAATCATCACATGCTGCAGATGCTGGTCACTACTTCCAACAATCAGCAGGTTTAATCGCTGATGCACGTAAACGTGGTGCTAAAATGGTTGTTCTTGATCCTCGTATGTCAAATTCAGCTGGTATGGCTGACCTTTGGATTCCTGCATGGCCAGGTACTGAAACAGCTTTATACCTATACTTAGCAAATCGTGTTCTTAACGAAAAAGCTAAAAATGGTGAAGATCTAGTTGCTCATGACTTTGTTAAAGAGTGGGTAAACTGGGATCGCCTAATGGCAAACAGAGAATACATTGAAAAACATATGGTTGGAAATGGATATATTGCTGAGATGCCTAAAGGTGACACTTACGAAGACTTTATCAAGATGATTCAAGAACTATATGCTCCATTTACAAAAGAGTATGTAGTTAAAGAGTGTAAACTTGAAGGTATGGAAGATAAGTTAGATCAATTATGGGAAATGTACATTGGTGCTGGTGATAAGATCGCTACTTACTTATGGCGTTCAGGTCCAATTGCACACCGTGGTGGTTGGATGATTACTCGTGCTGGTTTCTTGTCTTTAGTACTTCGTGGAGCACTTCGTGGTGATGTTGGTGGTACAAGTTTCCACCACTGGCACGAAATTTCTGTTGGTGGTAAAGGTGATAAGGCTACTGTTGCAGGTGAGAGAGCTCCAAAAGTTGATGTTTGGAACGAAATCGCTTGGCCACCAGAATATCCACTATCTTCATATGAGATGAGTCATATTATGCCTCACCTTCTTATGGATGAAGAGTGGCAAGATAAGTGGACTAAGAAAGGTCTAAATATACCTAAGAAACTTGCAGTTTGGATGCCTCGTATGTACAATCCAGTATGGATTAATCCAGATGGTTTCAGATGGATAGAAGCACTTAAACGCGAAGATAAAATTGAATTATCTTTTAACCTATCTCCTACTTGGAGTGAGACTAACTGGTATTGTGACTACATTTTACCAACTGGTCTTGCTGGTGAGAGAAATGATCAACAGTCTACTCCTTCTAAGCCTGAAAAACGTACTGAGTTCCGTCAAGCGGTTCTTAGAGTTGCAGCTGAGAAAATGGGATGGAAAGCTAAAGATCCAACTCGTGCTACACTAGAAGCACACATGAAATATGGTCTTGGAGAAATCTGGGAAGAGACTGAATTCTGGGCAAATATTATGGTTCATCACATTGATCCTGATGGTAGCTTAGGTATTCGTAAGTACTGGGCATCTAAAAAAGATCCTTCACGTGCATTTACTGTACCTGAGTATTTTGATGCGGCGTTTAGCCTTTTACCTAAACTTACTGCTAAAGCTAATGAAATTTATAAAGATGAAGAATTCCCAGTTTATAGCTACATGAGAGACTTTGGATCTTGGACTGAAGAGGAAAATGTTTACAAACCTCAAGAAGATGAGTTAAAAGTTGATCGTGATTATGTATATGCTCATGGTAAAAAATATGATAGACATCATGTTAAAAAAGATGAGTTTGGTGCATTATGGGTAGAACATGATGGACGTAAGCACTCTATTGGTCTTGTTAAAGATGATAAAGTACTTGCAGGTTTCCATACTTTAAGTAAAAAACTAGAGTTTTTCTCTGAGTGGTTCTCTGAATGGAAATGGCCAGAGTATGCTATTCCTATTTATCCTCGTAATCCGAGCGAGTACAAGAAAATGGAGCATATCGTAACTCATGTTCACCATAGTATGATGCATGCAGAGAATGAGTTTGCACTAAACACAGTATTTAGATTACCGTATAATATTCATACTCGTTCTGTTAACTCTAAACACCTTATGGAGATTTCACAGAATCATAATCCAGTTTGGATTTACACTAAAGATGCTGAGAAGTTAGGTCTTAAACGTGGTGATGCTATTAGAGTAAGAATTACAGATACTGTTTCTGGACTAGAGAGTGGTTACTTTGTAGCTATGGCTGTACCTACTGAAGGTACTCGTCCTGGTGTTCTTGCTTGTTCACACCATGCTGGTCGTTGGAAACTTAAAAATTCTGTTAATGTTCCAGGGTTTGAGCATGCTCTTGGTATCATGGGTGTTGGTTCACCTCTATATGACATGACAAATGATGGTAAGGTTGGTACACTTAAGCCAGCTGGTGGAATTACACCTCGTCATGATGTATGGCAGTTTAAAGAGTACAATAAAGATCTTGACAATATCTGGTGGGATGGTCTTAGTGGTTCATGGCAAAATGCTGTAGCTCCTTCACATCCAGATCCAATTGCAGGTAACCATGCATGGCACCAAAAAGTTATCATCGAAAAAGCGAAAGCTGATGATAAGATTGGTGACATCGTTGTTAACTATGAAAACAATATGAAAGTTTTCCAATCATGGAGAGATACGTTAACTCGTCCACTTCAGACTGGTGACAAATTACGTCGTCCACAACACATTAAGCGTCCAGCTGTGCCTTTATCTAATAAAGCATATGCTGTTGAGATTAAAGACGCTTAA
- the nrfD gene encoding NrfD/PsrC family molybdoenzyme membrane anchor subunit, with protein sequence MVHETLAATNAVVTLDAALPGIVWPWLVTVNMWAKSIGTGVIFMLFMLLRTHPDASKHLRLTTAIVAFVFINIFLLFTLADLHQPFRMWHIFFYPHLTSAITVGAIMASGFLGLLTLLVFLAWKKNDVVYDKVLLWTTILAIPVTLYTAGLMAQATARELWQMPTESAQMILAALLSGSATMILIGGERLTYEAKKSLGVVLGLSALMAFIIYMSEYIFGPMKAEEVTVVLGYIKDDGPYTVMFWLGQWIAYLLPMLLIVLSRSSKSETILKLASILAIVGLAIVKHVWLIIPQLLPLS encoded by the coding sequence ATGGTACATGAAACATTAGCAGCAACAAATGCTGTAGTAACTTTAGATGCTGCACTACCAGGTATCGTTTGGCCTTGGTTAGTTACAGTTAATATGTGGGCGAAGAGTATAGGTACTGGTGTTATTTTTATGCTTTTCATGCTTTTGAGAACGCATCCAGATGCATCAAAACACTTAAGATTAACAACTGCAATAGTAGCATTTGTATTTATTAATATATTCTTACTATTTACACTAGCTGATTTACATCAACCATTTAGAATGTGGCATATATTTTTCTATCCTCATTTAACTTCTGCAATTACTGTTGGTGCTATCATGGCATCTGGTTTCTTAGGTCTACTGACTCTATTAGTATTCCTAGCTTGGAAGAAGAATGATGTAGTTTATGACAAAGTATTACTTTGGACAACTATATTAGCTATTCCGGTTACACTTTATACTGCTGGTCTTATGGCACAAGCTACAGCTCGTGAGTTATGGCAAATGCCAACTGAATCTGCACAAATGATTTTAGCTGCACTACTTTCTGGTTCTGCAACTATGATTTTAATAGGTGGCGAGAGATTAACATATGAAGCTAAAAAGTCTTTAGGTGTTGTTCTTGGATTAAGTGCATTAATGGCATTTATCATCTATATGTCAGAGTATATTTTTGGCCCAATGAAAGCTGAAGAGGTAACTGTAGTTTTAGGTTACATCAAAGATGATGGTCCATATACTGTAATGTTCTGGTTAGGACAGTGGATAGCTTATTTACTTCCAATGTTACTAATCGTATTAAGTCGTTCAAGTAAATCAGAAACAATCCTGAAACTTGCTTCAATATTAGCGATAGTAGGTTTAGCAATTGTTAAACATGTATGGCTAATAATTCCACAATTATTACCACTTAGTTAA